The Salvelinus sp. IW2-2015 unplaced genomic scaffold, ASM291031v2 Un_scaffold3741, whole genome shotgun sequence genomic sequence ATCAACTGTGTAGATCCAGCTACAGTAAAAACCTCGACCCCAAACACATAGGAAAGACAGGGTTCTATCTAAAAACAATAACATGACAAGACATGTCATATCTGTCTCGAGTTCTGTTGAAGAGCTGGGGGCCACTCTGATCACACCCTCTCCTCTGATCTCCCGAGTTCCTTTAGGCCGCACCTTGATTCTAGAYGGGGTTTGAGCACTGTCTTTACCTATTGATATCCGTCTAAATGATAACATGCCAAGGCACAACTATTTAGGGTTCCTCTGTTGAAGAGCTGGGGATTACAGTAGCTAGAGTTCAGATAAAGAAGAGCTAAGGGTGACTGTTACtccccctccttcttcttcttctccctgaACTACTGCTACTTCCCTTTCCTCTTCCTGGTTCGAGTCGGGCACACGGGAAGTTGCTACAGCCACTGCCTCGAAGGACTCTCCGCCCATGGTTTCCAGTTTGATGTATCGCTTACTGTTCGACCTCTCCAGACGTGGACAGCTGAGCCGCCGGGCCCTGGAGAGGGAGTTGAGTGACAGGCGAGACCCCATCTCCATCATCACCCTGGAGACATGAGTGGGAGGGGGGAATAGTTGGGAGCCCTGTGCCCTGAGTCAACGAGGTTGAGCTCCTCCTGAAGGCATCCTTCAACGAGCCCCTTCTTGAAGCATCCTTCTCTTTAGAGCCCAGACTATGGCCTGCTACCTGCTCTTCCTCAATCCCATTTTCAATAAAATCCTTGACTTTTATGATCTCTTCCTCCAAGCACCCCTCTGtcacctctctctcagtctgtcccccttcctcctccaccaagcaCCATTCTGTCTCCTCGCTCTCGGGTctgtcccccctcctccaccaaGCACCCCTCTGTTTCCTTTCTCTCGGTctgtcccccctcctcctccaccaagcacccctctgtctccactctctcGGCCTGTAcccccttctcctccacctcacaGCTGTTCAGTTTGATGACAGGGAGCTTGAAAGCTTTGACAGATGAAGAGACGATGGAGCCTATACCCTCCCACTGTCTGGGGTACGAGGCCTGATCTGAGTCCCACTGCCTGGGGAGCGAGGCCTGCTCTGAGTCCCACTGCCTGGGGTACGAGGCCTGCTCTGAGTCCCACTGCCTGGGGAGCGAGGCCTGCTCTGAGTCCCACTGCCTGGGGAGCGAGGCCTGCTCTGAGTCCCAGTGTCTCGGGTAGGGCACCTGCTCCGAACACCTGATTAGATAAGATTAGAAAAcgtaaatgtaatttattttgcaacacatACAATGTACGCTTGTTCAACCATCCTTATCATGCGAGGTCACATTCTATTTTTCTACACGTATCTAGAGAACCAGACAGTGATCTCGTGTGATCAGGACTGTCAAACGAGGCTATGGAAACTGTATCACATACTGTagacaaaaaatgtacagtacctaCGCTTTTGGTCCCTGGAGATACTGTAGACAGTGTCTGTGAATGTCTGGTTGTCTCTAGACCAGCTACGCTGCCTCTCAGTCATCGATGGTCGTCTGGACTGCTGCTCTGTGCTGACGGACTCCCCCTGGTGGCCGGACTCGGTATTGGAAAGCCAGGAGCCGCAACCAAGCTCTAGCATTCCACCGGGGTTGAAAGACCCTGAgtatacagtgggaagaaaaggtatgtgaaccctttggaattacctggatttctgcataaattggYCATAAAattgaagatcagatcaaatttatgcagaaatccaggtagtTCCAMAGGRttcacatactttttcttgccgctGTACATCAACACTACCTCTGGACTGTACGTAGTCGACCAGTCCGTTACTCGGCGAGTAGTCCTTGGTCCGTGTGCTGTGGAGGTCGATGACCGTGGAGTAGATATCTCTGAGGTTGATGACTTTGGTCTTCTTGTCTCTGTTCTCGTGAAGCACGGCGTTTGCGCAGATGAAGATAAATATGCCTATCCCCATGACTAAAGGCCCAAACACCTTCAGGTTGTCTGAGTACAGATAGTTGTCCAAGAACTCGGAGAGCAACCCACCTGAAGGATGGGAAAGAagatggaggaggggggagaaaacTGACTAACCCTTTTTTAACCAGGTCAGTCATTACAATAATGACCTGACCAAGATGAGAGCGAGACGCCTAAGCAAAGCAGACAGAATGAACAACATGATGAATGTTGTGTCTTGTAAAGTAAAAATATCTTAGTAAAAAAATAACCCACCTGAAGGTATAGGAGGGGTAGATACCGATACAAGTACACTAGCATTAACAGGTACAAGTACAGGTAAACTTCCATTGACAACAACACTTGTCTGGTTCATCAACTCGACACTCGTCTGGTTGGTCAAGTCCCCAACAGTCTGGTTGGTCAACTCCCCAACAGTCTGGTTGGTCAAAAACTCCCCAACAGTCTGGTTGGTCAACTCCCCAATAGTCTGGTTGGTCAAAAACTCCCCAACAGTCTGGTTGGTCAACTCCCCAACAGTCTGGTTGGTCGaaccaaaaaaaataaacaagcaCGTCTGTTAATTGAATATCTTCCAGTGTGagctaactcatgaagctggtgagagaatgccaagtgtgtgcaaagctgtatcaaggcaaaggtggctacttcgatagaatctcaaatataaaatacatttttaatttgtttaacacttttttgtttaactACATGATGTCCATAtggttattcatagttttgatgtgctTCATATTATTCTAGCAATGTAgaaaaattagtaaaaataaagaaaaactctggaatgagtaggtgtgtgtacatttgactggtactgtacatgcagacAAAAATCACACATTGTTAAAACAACAGACTTGTAGGTCTACTGTTACCTGCGCCTGGTCTCTGTAGATTCTAACACACTTTCCGGAACGTCTGGTGATCTCTGGACCAGCTCCGCTGCCGGCCCGCCATTGACGGTCGTCTATACTGCTGCTCACTGCTACCTAACTCCGTCTGGTGGCTTGACCGGTAGTGGAGGGCCAAGGGCTGCGACAAGCTCTAGCATCTCGCCAGGATTGAACGAACCCGAATTTATGTCCACACTGCCCCTGGACTGCACATAGTTCACTAGTCCGTTAATCGGCGAGTAGTCCTTGGTCCGTGTGCTGTGGAGGTCGATGACCGTGAGTAGATATCTCTGAGGTTGATGACTTTGGTCTTCTTGGTCTCTGTTCTCGTGAAGCACAGCGTTTGCGCAGATGAAGAGAAATGCCAATCCCCATCACTAAGGCCCAAACACCTTCAATGTGTCTGAGTAGAGATAGCTGTCCAGAACTCGTGAGAAACCCAACCTGAGGGAGGACGAGGACTTGTAGACACAGGTACAGGTTGAGTAACAACTTCCATTCATAACATCACTCGTCTGGATTTGTCAACTCAGCACTCGTCTGGTTGGTCAACTCTCCCAACANNNNNNNNNNNNNNNNNNNNNNNNNNNNNNNNNNNNNNNNNNNNNNNNNNNNNNNNNNNNNNNNNNNNNNNNNNNNNNNNNNNNNNNNNNNNNNNNNNNNNNNNNNNNNNNNNNNNNNNNNNNNNNNNNNNNNNNNNNNNNNNNNNNNNNNNNNNNNNNNNNNNNNNNNNNNNNNNNNNNNNNNNNNNNNNNNNNNNNNNNNNNNNNNNNNNNNNNNNNNNNNNNNNNNNNNNNNNNNNNNNNNNNNNNNNNNNNNNNNNNNNNNNNNNNNNNNNNNNNNNNNNNNNNNNNNNNNNNNNNNNNNNNNNNNNNNNNNNNNNNNNNNNNNNNNNNNNNNNNNNNNNNNNNNNNNNNNNNNNNNNNNNNNNNNNNNNNNNNNNNNNNNNNNNNNNNNNNNNNNNNNNNNNNNNNNNNNNNNNNNNNNNNNNNNNNNNNNNNNNNNNNNNNNNNNNNNNNNNNNNNNNNNNNNNNNNNNNNNNNNNNNNNNNNNNNNNNNNNNNNNNNNNNNNNNNNNNNNNNNNNNNNNNNNNNNNNNNNNNNNNNNNNNNNNNNNNNNNNNNNNNNNNNNNNNNNNNNNNNNNNNNNNNNNNNNNNNNNNNNNNNNNNNNNNNNNNNNNNNNNNNNNNNNNNNNNNNNNNNNNNNNNNNNNNNNNNNNNNNNNNNNNNNNNNNNNNNNNNNNNNNNNNNNNNNNNNNNNNNNNNNNNNNNNNNNNNNNNNNNNNNNNNNNNNNNNNNNNNNNNNNNNNNNNNNNNNNNNNNNNNNNNNNNNNNNNNNNNNNNNNNNNNNNNNNNNNNNNNNNNNNNNNNNNNNNNNNNNNNNNNNNNNNNNNNNNNNNNNNNNNNNNNNNNNNNNNNNNNNNNNNNNNNNNNNNNNNNNNNNNNNNNNNNNNNNNNNNNNNNNNNNNNNNNNNNNNNNNNNNNNNNNNNNNNNNNNNNNNNNNNNNNNNNNNNNNNNNNNNNNNNNNNNNNNNNNNNNNNNNNNNNNNNNNNNNNNNNNNNNNNNNNNNNNNNNNNNNNNNNNNNNNNNNNNNNNNNNNNNNNNNNNNNNNNNNNNNNNNNNNNNNNNNNNNNNNNNNNNNNNNNNNNNNNNNNNNNNNNNNNNNNNNNNNNNNNNNNNNNNNNNNNNNNNNNNNNNNNNNNNNNNNNNNNNNNNNNNNNNNNNNNNNNNNNNNNNNNNNNNNNNNNNNNNNNNNNNNNNNNNNNNNNNNNNNNNNNNNNNNNNNNNNNNNNNNNNNNNNNNNNNNNNNNNNNNNNNNNNNNNNNNNNNNNNNNNNNNNNNNNNNNNNNNNNNNNNNNNNNNNNNNNNNNNNNNNNNNNNNNNNNNNNNNNNNNNNNNNNNNNNNNNNNNNNNNNNNNNNNNNNNNNNNNNNNNNNNNNNNNNNNNNNNNNNNNNNNNNNNNNNNNNNNNNNNNNNNNNNNNNNNNNNNNNNNNNNNNNNNNNNNNNNNNNNNNNNNNNNNNNNNNNNNNNNNNNNNNNNNNNNNNNNNNNNNNNNNNNNNNNNNNNNNNNNNNNNNNNNNNNNNNNNNNNNNNNNNNNNNNNNNNNNNNNNNNNNNNNNNNNNNNNNNNNNNNNNNNNNNNNNNNNNNNNNNNNNNNNNNNNNNNNNNNNNNNNNNNNNNNNNNNNNNNNNNNNNNNNNNNNNNNNNNNNNNNNNNNNNNNNNNNNNNNNNNNNNNNNNNNNNNNNNNNNNNNNNNNNNNNNNNNNNNNNNNNNNNNNNNNNNNNNNNNNNNNNNNNNNNNNNNNNNNNNNNNNNNNNNNNNNNNNNNNNNNNNNNNNNNNNNNNNNNNNNNNNNNNNNNNNNNNNNNNNNNNNNNNNNNNNNNNNNNNNNNNNNNNNNNNNNNNNNNNNNNNNNNNNNNNNNNNNNNNNNNNNNNNNNNNNNNNNNNNNNNNNNNNNNNNNNNNNNNNNNNNNNNNNNNNNNNNNNNNNNNNNNNNNNNNNNNNNNNNNNNNNNNNNNNNNNNNNNNNNNNNNNNNNNNNNNNNNNNNNNNNNNNNNNNNNNNNNNNNNNNNNNNNNNNNNNNNNNNNNNNNNNNNNNNNNNNNNNNNNNNNNNNNNNNNNNNNNNNNNNNNNNNNNNNNNNNNNNNNNNNNNNNNNNNNNNNNNNNNNNNNNNNNNNNNNNNNNNNNNNNNNNNNNNNNNNNNNNNNNNNNNNNNNNNNNNNNNNNNNNNNNNNNNNNNNNNNNNNNNNNNNNNNNNNNNNNNNNNNNNNNNNNNNNNNNNNNNNNNNNNNNNNNNNNNNNNNNNNNNNNNNNNNNNNNNNNNNNNNNNNNNNNNNNNNNNNNNNNNNNNNNNNNNNNNNNNNNNNNNNNNNNNNNNNNNNNNNNNNNNNNNNNNNNNNNNNNNNNNNNNNNNNNNNNNNNNNNNNNNNNNNNNNNNNNNNNNNNNNNNNNNNNNNNNNNNNNNNNNNNNNNNNNNNNNNNNNNNNNNNNNNNNNNNNNNNNNNNNNNNNNNNNNNNNNNNNNNNNNNNNNNNNNNNNNNNNNNNNNNNNNNNNNNNNNNNNNNNNNNNNNNNNNNNNNNNNNNNNNNNNNNNNNNNNNNNNNNNNNNNNNNNNNNNNNNNNNNNNNNNNNNNNNNNNNNNNNNNNNNNNNNNNNNNNNNNNNNNNNNNNNNNNNNNNNNNNNNNNNNNNNNNNNNNNNNNNNNNNNNNNNNNNNNNNNNNNNNNNNNNNNNNNNNNNNNNNNNNNNNNNNNNNNNNNNNNNNNNNNNNNNNNNNNNNNNNNNNNNNNNNNNNNNNNNNNNNNNNNNNNNNNNNNNNNNNNNNNNNNNNNNNNNNNNNNNNNNNNNNNNNNNNNNNNNNNNNNNNNNNNNNNNNNNNNNNNNNNNNNNNNNNNNNNNNNNNNNNNNNNNNNNNNNNNNNNNNNNNNNNNNNNNNNNNNNNNNNNNNNNNNNNNNNNNNNNNNNNNNNNNNNNNNNNNNNNNNNNNNNNNNNNNNNNNNNNNNNNNNNNNNNNNNNNNNNNNNNNNNNNNNNNNNNNNNNNNNNNNNNNNNNNNNNNNNNNNNNNNNNNNNNNNNNNNNNNNNNNNNNNNNNNNNNNNNNNNNNNNNNNNNNNNNNNNNNNNNNNNNNNNNNNNNNNNNNNNNNNNNNNNNNNNNNNNNNNNNNNNNNNNNNNNNNNNNNNNNNNNNNNNNNNNNNNNNNNNNNNNNNNNNNNNNNNNNNNNNNNNNNNNNNNNNNNNNNNNNNNNNNNNNNNNNNNNNNNNNNNNNNNNNNNNNNNNNNNNNNNNNNNNNNNNNNNNNNNNNNNNNNNNNNNNNNNNNNNNNNNNNNNNNNNNNNNNNNNNNNNNNNNNNNNNNNNNNNNNNNNNNNNNNNNNNNNNNNNNNNNNNNNNNNNNNNNNNNNNNNNNNNNNNNNNNNNNNNNNNNNNNNNNNNNNNNNNNNNNNNNNNNNNNNNNNNNNNNNNNNNNNNNNNNNNNNNNNNNNNNNNNNNNNNNNNNNNNNNNNNNNNNNNNNNNNNNNNNNNNNNNNNNNNNNNNNNNNNNNNNNNNNNNNNNNNNNNNNNNNNNNNNNNNNNNNNNNNNNNNNNNNNNNNNNNNNNNNNNNNNNNNNNNNNNNNNNNNNNNNNNNNNNNNNNNNNNNNNNNNNNNNNNNNNNNNNNNNNNNNNNNNNNNNNNNNNNNNNNNNNNNNNNNNNNNNNNNNNNNNNNNNNNNNNNNNNNNNNNNNNNNNNNNNNNNNNNNNNNNNNNNNNNNNNNNNNNNNNNNNNNNNNNNNNNNNNNNNNNNNNNNNNNNNNNNNNNNNNNNNNNNNNNNNNNNNNNNNNNNNNNNNNNNNNNNNNNNNNNNNNNNNNNNNNNNNNNNNNNNNNNNNNNNNNNNNNNNNNNNNNNNNNNNNNNNNNNNNNNNNNNNNNNNNNNNNNNNNNNNNNNNNNNNNNNNNNNNNNNNNNNNNNNNNNNNNNNNNNNNNNNNNNNNNNNNNNNNNNNNNNNNNNNNNNNNNNNNNNNNNNNNNNNNNNNNNNNNNNNNNNNNNNNNNNNNNNNNNNNNNNNNNNNNNNNNNNNNNNNNNNNNNNNNNNNNNNNNNNNNNNNNNNNNNNNNNNNNNNNNNNNNNNNNNNNNNNNNNNNNNNNNNNNNNNNNNNNNNNNNNNNNNNNNNNNNNNNNNNNNNNNNNNNNNNNNNNNNNNNNNNNNNNNNNNNNNNNNNNNNNNNNNNNNNNNNNNNNNNNNNNNNNNNNNNNNNNNNNNNNNNNNNNNNNNNNNNNNNNNNNNNNNNNNNNNNNNNNNNNNNNNNNNNNNNNNNNNNNNNNNNNNNNNNNNNNNNNNNNNNNNNNNNNNNNNNNNNNNNNNNNNNNNNNNNNNNNNNNNNNNNNNNNNNNNNNNNNNNNNNNNNNNNNNNNNNNNNNNNNNNNNNNNNNNNNNNNNNNNNNNNNNNNNNNNNNNNNNNNNNNNNNNNNNNNNNNNNNNNNNNNNNNNNNNNNNNNNNNNNNNNNNNNNNNNNNNNNNNNNNNNNNNNNNNNNNNNNNNNNNNNNNNNNNNNNNNNNNNNNNNNNNNNNNNNNNNNNNNNNNNNNNNNNNNNNNNNNNNNNNNNNNNNNNNNNNNNNNNNNNNNNNNNNNNNNNNNNNNNNNNNNNNNNNNNNNNNNNNNNNNNNNNNNNNNNNNNNNNNNNNNNNNNNNNNNNNNNNNNNNNNNNNNNNNNNNNNNNNNNNNNNNNNNNNNNNNNNNNNNNNNNNNNNNNNNNNNNNNNNNNNNNNNNNNNNNNNNNNNNNNNNNNNNNNNNNNNNNNNNNNNNNNNNNNNNNNNNNNNNNNNNNNNNNNNNNNNNNNNNNNNNNNNNNNNNNNNNNNNNNNNNNNNNNNNNNNNNNNNNNNNNNNNNNNNNNNNNNNNNNNNNNNNNNNNNNNNNNNNNNNNNNNNNNNNNNNNNNNNNNNNNNNNNNNNNNNNNNNNNNNNNNNNNNNNNNNNNNNNNNNNNNNNNNNNNNNNNNNNNNNNNNNNNNNNNNNNNNNNNNNNNNNNNNNNNNNNNNNNNNNNNNNNNNNNNNNNNNNNNNNNNNNNNNNNNNNNNNNNNNNNNNNNNNNNNNNNNNNNNNNNNNNNNNNNNNNNNNNNNNNNNNNNNNNNNNNNNNNNNNNNNNNNNNNNNNNNNNNNNNNNNNNNNNNNNNNNNNNNNNNNNNNNNNNNNNNNNNNNNNNNNNNNNNNNNNNNNNNNNNNNNNNNNNNNNNNNNNNNNNNNNNNNNNNNNNNNNNNNNNNNNNNNNNNNNNNNNNNNNNNNNNNNNNNNNNNNNNNNNNNNNNNNNNNNNNNNNNNNNNNNNNNNNNNNNNNNNNNNNNNNNNNNNNNNNNNNNNNNNNNNNNNNNNNNNNNNNNNNNNNNNNNNNNNNNNNNNNNNNNNNNNNNNNNNNNNNNNNNNNNNNNNNNNNNNNNNNNNNNNNNNNNNNNNNNNNNNNNNNNNNNNNNNNNNNNNNNNNNNNNNNNNNNNNNNNNNNNNNNNNNNNNNNNNNNNNNNNNNNNNNNNNNNNNNNNNNNNNNNNNNNNNNNNNNNNNNNNNNNNNNNNNNNNNNNNNNNNNNNNNNNNNNNNNNNNNNNNNNNNNNNNNNNNNNNNNNNNNNNNNNNNNNNNNNNNNNNNNNNNNNNNNNNNNNNNNNNNNNNNNNNNNNNNNNNNNNNNNNNNNNNNNNNNNNNNNNNNNNNNNNNNNNNNNNNNNNNNNNNNNNNNNNNNNNNNNNNNNNNNNNNNNNNNNNNNNNNNNNNNNNNNNNNNNNNNNNNNNNNNNNNNNNNNNNNNNNNNNNNNNNNNNNNNNNNNNNNNNNNNNNNNNNNNNNNNNNNNNNNNNNNNNNNNNNNNNNNNNNNNNNNNNNNNNNNNNNNNNNNNNNNNNNNNNNNNNNNNNNNNNNNNNNNNNNNNNNNNNNNNNNNNNNNNNNNNNNNNNNNNNNNNNNNNNNNNNNNNNNNNNNNNNNNNNNNNNNNNNNNNNNNNNNNNNNNNNNNNNNNNNNNNNNNNNNNNNNNNNNNNNNNNNNNNNNNNNNNNNNNNNNNNNNNNNNNNNNNNNNNNNNNNNNNNNNNNNNNNNNNNNNNNNNNNNNNNNNNNNNNNNNNNNNNNNNNNNNNNNNNNNNNNNNNNNNNNNNNNNNNNNNNNNNNNNNNNNNNNNNNNNNNNNNNNNNNNNNNNNNNNNNNNNNNNNNNNNNNNNNNNNNNNNNNNNNNNNNNNNNNNNNNNNNNNNNNNNNNNNNNNNNNNNNNNNNNNNNNNNNNNNNCGTCTGGTTGGTCAACTCCCCAACAGTCTGGTTGGTCAACTCCCCAACAGTCTGGTTGGTCAAAAACTCCCCAACAGTCTGGTTGGTCAAAAACTCCCCAACAGTCTGTTTGGTCAAAAACTCCCCAACAGTCtggttggctgtgttgttgtccttgttaTTGTTCCAGGTGACAGACACCAGGCGGCTCTTGGAGTAGCTCATCCTGCCGTTGTCTCTCCGCTCCTCCGCTGGTGATACCCTGGATGCATACCCCTGGCTGTGGCCTTCATGTGGCCAGTAGCCCAGTACAGCCATGGCTATCCCGACCATCAACACCACCACTCCCACCGTGGCCACCAGCCCAGGCGGGGAACACAGGTTGAGTTTccccttcacctggattcataaGGAGACAGACATGACATCATTATAATAGAGTTCAGGAATGTATTTTCTAGGATAAACATAGATACATTTTAACACAGACACTAGAGCTGTGTTTTGCATGCTCAtgctaaccgtactatttgtgacgtgaattgagttATGTAGTACGTTTATTGGTCACAGTATGGATATAGTTTAGTAAGCCAAAAGTTCCCcgatgtcgtactaaatttgccaaaatatgaagtgtacaagcagtggacactatttccatgcttttagggcccataatgcaattcttcagaaaatggcagaaaatatgcagccgaagtccgacgagaagcggatacaaattcattgctttattATGACAaattaattatgacaaatgttaagaaaatgttgagcaatgtaatgaaGTAATGAcatttcaaataagttacgttagacgttatgttggctgacaatttgttagctactctgtcattacagcagtatgtaccggtatgttagctactcTGTCCTTATGAaccgcatagcattacagcagtatgtaccggtatgttagctactcTGTCCTTACGAACctcatatcattacagcagtatgtaccaggTATGTTAGCTACTCTCTCCTTACGAACctcatatcattacagcagtatgtactggtatgttagctactctgtccttacgaaccacatagcattagtatgtaccggtatgttagctactctgtccttacgaaccacatatcattacagcagtatgtaccaggTATGTTAGCTACTCTATCCTTATGAACCACACagcatagcattacagcagtatgtaccggtatgttagctactctgtccttatgaaccacacagcatatcattacagcagtatgtaccagtaTGTTAGCTACTCTGTCCTTACGAACCNNNNNNNNNNNNNNNNNNNNNNNNNNNNNNNNNNNNNNNNNNNNNNNNNNNNNNNNNNNNNNNNNNNNNNNNNNNNNNNNNNNNNNNNNNNNNNNNNNNNNNNNNNNNNNNNNNNNNNNNNNNNNNNNNNNNNNNNNNNNNNNNNNNNNNNNNNNNNNNNNNNNNNNNNNNNNNNNNNNNNNNNNNNNNNNNNNNNNNNNNNNNNNNNNNNNNNNNNNNNNNNNNNNNNNNNNNNNNNNNNNNNNNNNNNNNNNNNNNNNNNNNNNNNNN encodes the following:
- the LOC139026018 gene encoding transmembrane protein 200A-like, producing the protein MEIVKGKLNLCSPPGLVATVGVVVLMVGIAMAVLGYWPHEGHSQGYASRVSPAEERRDNGRMSYSKSRLVSVTWNNNKDNNTANQTVGEFLTKQTVGEFLTNQTVGEFLTNQTVGELTNQTVGELTNQTSVFSPLLHLLSHPSGGLLSEFLDNYLYSDNLKVFGPLVMGIGIFIFICANAVLHENRDKKTKVINLRDIYSTVIDLHSTRTKDYSPSNGLVDYVQSRGSVDVQRCSEQVPYPRHWDSEQASLPRQWDSEQASLPRQWDSEQASYPRQWDSEQASLPRQWDSDQASYPRQWEGIGSIVSSSVKAFKLPVIKLNSCEVEEKGVQAERVETEGCLVEEEGGQTERKETEGCLVEEGGQTRERGDRMVLGGGGRGAQGSQLFPPPTHVSRVMMEMGSRLSLNSLSRARRLSCPRLERSNSKRYIKLETMGGESFEAVAVATSRVPDSNQEEEREVAVVQGEEEEGGGVTVTLSSSLSEL